The Nerophis ophidion isolate RoL-2023_Sa linkage group LG05, RoL_Noph_v1.0, whole genome shotgun sequence genomic interval GGGCGGAAACCTTCCTCTGAGGTTTCATACGTGTGCATTGGGTATTCCTCCACCTTGTCCAAGAGGATTTCctgccttttttttaaagatgatgtcatttaaaaaaaaaaacaaatcacatttGGATCAGAGGTGATTCACGGTGTTGTTTAGGCTTtatttgaaggggaactgcactttaaaaaaaaaaagttgcctaATGTTCAAAATACTTATGAGACACAagaagacacaagttttttttattttttattttttattctagtgTAAAAATCGGCTTGTTCTATGtggctaatgggagcaatccattctgtctctaaatcactttaaaaatgcattaaaaaaaacattaacaatacttaatttatgttTTCGAACTTGTATAATAACCTCgatgtagcgacattgttattgtaagagcaaacaaaGACGAACTATTTTTATAGCGTACTAACACATTGGCGTGCTACAGTAATAGCTGTGAGCTACTATGGCGAGAGATAAGCTGGCTTCTACGTCAGCACTTGCTTCgcgttttgagtttgtaatgcacaacgcAATGCAAGAGGACACATCTTTACTGACGGAAAAACATGAACAACCATATTACAATATCTGTTAAATAtttacccacatttaatgttttgtttgtacacagctaagtCGAGagagtatgtactgtagttgtaataacacgcatgatgtgcgtaactcactcgatggacagttgttttTTCGTTCCAGCGGCCGGGGATGTTTCCAGTTGATttggggtaagcactccatttatgtcgaaatagctttgCTCCATATTTACAGCATTAAAGTCACGCTGACCCTCTGTTTGTGCTTGagtctataagcagcagttcatcctgcGTATATTCAGCATCAAAAAGATccatatctttttgaagctgaatatacggaggattcACAAAAGGTTGTGAAtatatttgtccaaaaatagttgtcttcgttgtctgttaccatGTCTGCCATGATAACAACACACTCGCGTTTGTTTCTGGAAGTAGAAACaacacatttgttgccggaagtcagaagtgcgctgctatggaaacggaaataaatgcgcccAGTAAATGAGTTGCGacaatgcttaaaatgatcaaaatatggtaaatattgtaaaaTTTTACTTATTATTATGAACCTGTctcttactacattatacataggcTTGAAGTGTGTATATAAATTGTTGGTGGAgggtttttaagttgttttaggAGGCTTTGAAGGCTTCAATCCTGACACCCATTAACCACATCGTTTTTTTATCAGCTTTAGGctgataatgattgtgaacgataggcaaatttaaaaaaaaaaaaaaacgtgcacttcccctttaagctgttctttaaaggcctactgtaacccactactacccaccacgcagtctgatagtttatatatcaatgatgaaatatcaacattgcaacacatgccaatacggcctttttagtttactaaattgcaatttttaatttcccgcgaagtgtcgtgttgaaaacgtcacggtatgatgacgcgtgcgtttgacgtctcgggttgtagcggacattattttccagcccgatccaagctataagtagtctcctttaatcacataattacacagtattttggacatctgtgttgctgaatattttgcaatttgttcagttaataatggagaagtcaaagtagaaagatggaggtgggaagcttttagcatttagccacacaaacacacggtgtttccttgtttaaaattcccggaggtgaaactttactatggatcagagcggtcaatcgaacatggatcacgactacatgtcaagcggcagttttcggtgaaaaaattgtggttataagtcggttcttaccggagatcagcggagcttctgtcctgctgcagctttgtgacttccctcagagactctggcgtcaacacgcctgtggccacacccctccgactttaaggtactatttaactcactgcaacacaataggcagataagggatttcccggaattatcctagtaaacgtgtctaaaaacatttgaattggtcccactgcaatcgccttttaaacatttttttactttttttttctagtccttcactctataaatttcctcatccacgaatctttcatcctcgctcaaattaatgggggaattgtcgctttctcgttccaAATAGCTCtaactgctgctggctatgattgtaaacaatgtgaggatgtgaggagccctataatctgtgacgtcacgcgcacatcgtctgctacttccggtaaaggcaaggcttttttgttagcaaccaaaagttgcgaactttatcgttgacgttttctactaaatcctttcagcaaaaatatggcaatattgcgaaatgatcaagtatgactcatagaatggacctgctatccccgtttaaataagaaaatctcatttctgtaggcctttaaagtgggaGCAACTTGACAAAAAttcagaaaaatatatttttccaactTTGTACACTAACTTGACTtatgtttaaaataacttttaatatatatttttatggactagattagatttttttgtagggactcaaagcgcgttACACTGAGAACTCAGTATTTATTCACTCCACAgtcatgatggtggtaagctaccttTGTAGACAGagctgctctggggtagactTTTTAGTTCCTACATTGAGAAATATTGAAAACCCCCAGTTTTTATTGTAACGTATATGCTTATGCTTTGTGTTCCAAAGAGAAAGACGCTTCTTGCCCTGGAGAAGGAAGATGAGGAGGAGAGGAATAAAACCATTGAGAGCTTGAAAACGGCTCTAAGGACACAACCGATGAGGTGGACATCAATGAAATCACCTGATTCCTCATATTATTATGCACATGACTTATTGAACAGAGGTGATTAATTGGTTGGTTTGCCTCTTCCTCAGGTTTGTGACCCGCTTCATCGACGTGGACGGCCTGACATGCATCCTCAACTTCCTGAAGAACATGGACTACGAGACCACCGAATCGCAGATCCACACGTCGCTAATCGGCTGCATCAAAGCACTGATGAACAACTCTCAGGGCCGCGCCCACGTGCTCTCACACACCGAGAGCATCAATATCATCGCCCAGAGCCTGGCCACGGAGAATGTCAAGACCAAGGTGGCCGTGCTTGAGATCATGGGTGCTGTTTGCCTGGTCCCAGGAGGCCACAAGAAGATCCTGGAGGCCATGCTGCACTACCAGCGCTTTGCCTGCGAGAGGACGCGCTTTCAGGTACAACTATGGATGGTGTCAGGGTGACAGATATGGTAGAATTTGAAAGCTATTTCACCACCGTAATGACTTGTCTTCTTTAACAGACACTTATAAATGATCTGGATCGGAGTACAGGGCGCTACAGAGATGAGGTCAACTTGAAAACAGCCATAATGTCTTTTATTAATGCAGTGCTGAGTCAAGGCGCAGGAGAGGTGACTTTGCAGTTCCTGCACTTTCCTTAACactagaaaactgctgtgttgtCATTCTAATGTTCTTTTTCCTGTGTTAATTTTCAGACAAGTCTGGAGTTCCGTATCCACCTGCGATATGAGTTCCTGATGCTGGGAATCCAACCCGTTATCGATAAGCTACGTTCCCATGAAAACGCCACGTTAGACAGGTGAGCTTAGTACTGCAATGATGTGCAAGTGTCCAAATAGAGAACGTCTGCACACAGAATGTCGTCATATTTACCCTTTCGCAGGCATTTAGACTACTTTGAGATGCTGCGCAATGACGATGAGCTGGCTCTGTCCAAACGTTTTGAGTCGGTGAGCAAGAGAAACCTTCCTTTTATAACACAAGTAAAAACAACACATGCTGACTGTATCCTTCTGATGCAGGTACACATCGACACCAAGAGTGCCACCCAAGTGTTTGAACTCATCCGCAAGAAGATGAACCATACTGACGCATATCCGCACTTTATGTCCATCCTCCATCACTGCCTCCTAATGCCACGTAAGTGTTTGCTACTGCACTGTTATCAAACATAGAAGTGGCGATGCCCCAtttaaaataaacacaacattaattATCTGTGGTTTCTGTCCAAAAATATAAGTATGTTGTGATAAGGCAGTGCAGGACTCCAGGCTTCACTGCACTTGTTCATTCTTCAAAGTTAGAGTCATTAAAAATTTTGGGCGTACGTCCAATATCCTGGCAGCAAACATCTGCATTAGTTGCTTTGTCACATTCTGGTGTTTGTCTGGACTGCGAGGAGTAGgaaaaaatacctttttaatcAGGGAAACACAAACAACAATAATGTGCAGCTGGGAAGTGTGCAACCAGCAAACATGTGTAAAGCGCAAAGCAAAGTGATCCAGCCCTGTCCTCTCTAAGCATCCTGATTGCCATTCAGGGAAAGGTGGGGTAGCCTTTGCTCAAACCAGAAgcatgaagcatttttttttttccaagatggccctgctgtagtggctgctgttggcaggagctctgtgctcttgtgtcatccttttgtatttccctcttgttttcatgtgttatgtttttttgccatttggtccgggaccctttgggactgtgtgacaaggggtggcactttcgtgacctctgcggtgcctttttgtggacttctggatctacctcccgggagccttttggccatggctgtcttggttgctttgttgggtctgctcctgtctctggccatgctccctccaccccagcggacgatggcgtggaacaccgcagaggccaccacagtggatatgtttcttttactttttattcatagctgtatgtagaagtgtctggttgtatctgctgctttaatgtatttaatgtcctctgtgttctttgatgtttgatgttttcctcttacacacatgtaagagggatgtgtactatggctatgagttgttttttcccttggcctcagtctgcaccccctctccagggcccaggctaagaccgattttttaattgtattttaatcttctattattttttttattttttttctcccattcccccccaccccttgtttacctgtatctcatctttcttgtagggggcgctggaagccggcaaacccgtcagcgatcctgttctgtccccctgtaatgtttgtctgattttgaatgggattgtactgaaaattttaattttcctgaaggaactctcctgacggaataaataaagtactatctaatctaatctatctaacgaaggcaaacagaaagtgcaacacacaaaataagaactctggacaggaaataatacaaaatacaagAAAGCAATAACTGTCAAGTGAGATCATCACATACTTTCTCCCATTAAACTTTGACTTCCTCAGTGCAGGAAGGAGCTTCACTGCAGTTCTTTTTGAACCACAGCCATAATACTTCACAACGCACTTACGTGATTACTGTGATAAGCCTTTTTTCTTGGTGTACCATACAAGTGTTAAgatggtgtttttgttttattattgatcCACACATAATGCAGTCATTATTGCgagttatgtattatttatttttcattgtgttttacttttgttacTGTATGTGAAAATCTGCATTGCGCATTGTACAGTGAAAAGTCTATCCTGTCTTATCATATCCTATGTTAACCTTCCGCTTTAGGTCACAATTTAGTATTCTTCTGTGATATCTGACACTTTGCACCCAAAACATCAATAACAGAACACCTGTCAGCAGTAAATTGTCAAGGGTATCATGCGCAATAACATTTAGTCGCGCTAGCATGTGAAAAAAATTGATGCCACCATGCTGTAAATTACAAGGACACAGCCACCATGTCTGACATTCATTATGAACGCTGCTGcgtattttcttttttctctgcAGACAAGAGGAGCGGTAACACGGTGCAGTACTGGCTGCTGCTCGACCGTATTGTCCAGCAGATGGTCCTGCAAAATGACAAAGGTCACGATCCCGATGTCACGCCACTGGAGAACTTTAACGTGAAAAACGTAGTGCGGATGTGAGTGCTCACGTTTCTCCTTTTTAGCAGACAGGTGAGTGAGTCCGAGCTTGCTAATTGTGTGTGTCGTCCCCTTCAGGTTAGTCAACGAAAATGAAGTCAAACAGTGGAAAGAGCAGGCAGAAAAAATGAGAAAAGGTAATAAAAAAGTAACCTAACCTCTACTCAATAATTTAATAATTCTCACATAGTAATAAGCAAGTGGTCATAAACATCAGCATTAACATCTGCAACAGTTGGCACcttaattatgtattttttacgAACACCCACAAGATAGCAGTAactgtattttaaatataatgaTTAATCTATTTTATTTAGATCTGCATGCACTTAAAATGTTGGTTGGTTACACAAGAACTCATGCAAGTGACACTAGCTGTACTTCATAATGAATTCATCAACGGTGTGAATGCTTGCTCAGCAGTTTTATCTTCACTGCTcttacaacattggttgtgttgctgGTCTTCTACTTCTACATAATTAAAGTTAAATACAATGTTTCATATATGAGTATGTAAAGCATGATTCTTAATGGGCATGATAAAAACAAACAAGATTTCAAATACAATTCTTTTCCACTGATGACTTCCTGCCACAGAGCATCACGAGCTACAGCAGAGATTCGAGAAGAAGGAGCGCGAATGTGACGCCAAGACGCAAGAGAAGGAGGACATGATGCAGACACTCAACAAGATGAAAGAGAAACTGGAGAAGGAGAGCAGTGAGCACAAGAATGTCAAGCAGCACGTGGCCGAACTCACAGCACGGCTCCACGAACTCAGCACAGTATGTCGAACTTTATATTTGATATGGCTCGGAATGGCCATTTGGCTCACGATCCCTGATCGATTAATCATCACATTATTGTATTGGTTGGGACACTCTTTTCCTGATTGTTTTGGACTCCTGCTTCCATGCCTTCCATTTGCATGTAGTTCAACTTATTATAGCTGACGTCACATTTCTCTTGCTTAGACAGCAAACTATTTGCGACTgaatcaacagcgcctctgctggaaTCAGCCAAGTAGTGCACTCCAATAACAAATGGATTATTATGCCCATCCCTATCatgtgtttccttgttttgtcATCCGTTTCAAACCACATATCAAATCTCTTCCTCGCAGAGACAAGCTGCCATTGTCCCAGGCGGACCCCCTCTACCCCCAGGACCCCCCGGTGGCCCTGTACCAAACACGATTACCTTCTCTGGCTTGTGTCCGCCTCCTCCCCCACCTCCGGGTGGCATCATGCATCCCCCGCCTCCCCCTCCTCCACCGGGCGGCCCTCCACCCCCTCTGGGCCGCGCCCCCATCGGAGGCATCCCACTGCCTCCGGGAGCTCCGCTGGGACCTTCCATGAAGAGAAAGAACATTCCGCAGCCATGCAACCCTCTCAAGTCCTTCAATTGGTCCAAGTTAGCTGAGGTGAGGAAATATACTTGTCTAAATACTTCCCAATATAGGTCCTTTTTCACCATTTTGACTTGAAGTATGACAATGAGAATCATGTTATTTTCTTCCACTCAGAATAAACTTGAAGGCACCGTTTGGATGGAGGTGGATGATGCAAAGGTTTTCAAAATCCTGGATCTGGAGgacattgaaaaaacattttcagCCTATCAGAGACAGCAGGTACtgatgcataatttttttttacaccacatGCTCCCATCAGTGTGGTTTTAGGGCATTCATTTGATTTACTTCATCATTAACAATTTGCTATACTTGATTGGAAAGCCACACGTGACTGAACATGCATGTTTGATTCACTAAGCATCAATTATTTCTTTCCGCCATGTCACCTAAGGCTGAGCACTGTTTTTAGCAATGGACATAACAACGTGCATGAGCTTTTTTggcaaatttgtaaaaaaaatcaaccagacACGTTTACCATTAAGCATTAAGTGTATAATCATCCCCACATCCACTCACACCTGGCTGCCGGCCTCATGAGTGCTGAATGAGCTTTTGACTATttgccgtgttgtgttgtgttgttttgggCTGCCATCATGCAACTGCTTGACTTATTCTAATGAATGCTTAAATCTTCCCTTGCTCCCTGACTGCATTTTAGGACTTCTTTACGATCAATAGCCACAAACAGGTGAGTGTGCTTACCTAAGTACAGTAGTCATATAGTCTGGGAACTCACTTGCCAATTTAGAAGACACACTTTAATTAATAAATCACCGTACTGATCTGATTATGGAACAGTTCATTcataaaagaaaaataaaacttAATAAGAAGGCCGTGTTATATTCAGGGTTTAAAACCAGCATGTGTCGCAATACCACGGCTATTCTTCCTTTCACTCATTCACATATAcagaatatactgtatatacacacacacacacatacagtgcaggccaaaagtttggacaccttctcattcaatgtgtttattttcatgactatttacattgtagattgtcactgcaggcatcaaaactatgaatgaacacgtggaatCATGTACCTAaaacaaaaaggtgaaataactgaaaacatgtttaatattctagtttcttcaaaatagctaccctttgctctgattactgctttgcacactcttggcattctcttgatgggtttcaagcacacctgtgaagtgaaaaccatttcaggtgacgacctcttgaagcccatcaagagaatgccaagagtgtgcaaagccgtaatcagagcaaagggtagctattttgaagaaactagaatacaaaacatgttttcagttatttcacatgttttgttaagtacataactccatatgtgttcattcataggtgtgaagccttcagtgacaatctacaatttaaatagtcaggaaaatacattgagtaagaaggtgtgtccaaacttttggcctgtactatatatatatatatatatatataaaatagaataTATTGGCAAGCGAGTACTTGTTTACCTGTAATTTGGTTCCACTTTGTCTAGGCCTTACCCCTGTGACCTTTTTGTatagtgtgcgtgcgtgcgtgagtgaGTGACCATCATTATACTACATTTGAACATCACGCTGTCTCATTGACACTATTGTCACAATTCGCCTGACAGAAAGAGGCAGAGGATGACACGCTGAGCTCCAAAAAAGTGAAGGAACTGTCAGTCATCGACGGCCGTCGAGCGCAAAACTGCAATATTCTCCTCTCAAGGTACTTAGTGGCTGGTGGGATGGTTATTTCATCCACTGCAGAGAGTCGGTGGGTGCTCTCGTCAGCAGCATGTTCTCTTtaagctttacagatgccatgtTTGCTCTGCCATGGCTCATGATGGTGTTGGTCATTGTAATGGGTCTATTCGAGGGGTGGTTCTTACCAAAGTTAATGATAGACACATCGACACCAAGAGTTATTTAGGAGCACAGCCTCTATTAGAGCAGAGGGAATATGTGGTAATGGACGGATTGGCTTTGTGTAGGTTGAAGCTTTCCAATGAGGAAATCAAGAGAGCCATCCTTACCATGGATGAGCAGGAGGACCTTCCTAAAGACATGCTGGAGCAGGTATGTTAACTAACACCTGAACACCTTTTCTCTGAAACTTTTAATGAACTTAAATGACTTAATAGCCCTCCTTTGGCATTTAGTTGCTGAAATTTGTACCGGAAAAGAGCGACGTGGATCTCTTGGAGGAGCACAAGCACGAACTGGACCGCATGGCCAAACCTGACCGCTTCCTCTACGAGATGAGCCGGTACGCATTTTCTTCCGTCTCGTTCCGTCTCCAGCTGTTGTGACAGCTTCACGGAACGTTAGGTCTGCTGCCAAGCAGCAGGCCGTGTTATTTCTTTGTCAGTGGTGCTAAACAAAGTGACACAGAGTGGTGCTCTGTAGCGGAAAACAACGGTTGTCTGTGAATCACAATCCATAAATACATGGAGCCAGTATTAGGATAATTGTGTTTTCTTTACAGTTTAGTCAACAGAGTCATGACAGttaagtctgtttttgtaccCCTGGTGTACACTTTTGCCTCTAGAATAAACCACTACCAGCAGAGATTGCAATCTTTGTACTTCAAAAAGAAGTTTGCAGAGAGGGTAGCAGAGATCAAACCCAAAGTTGAAGGTGAGCAAAGTGTGAGTCTTTCTATGAACAAGGCCGCCGCTTCAGACGTTAACATTTTTTCTTTGTGACTCAGCTCTGACCAAGGCTTCTAAAGAGGTCTTACACAGCAGAAACCTGAAGCAGCTCCTGGAGGTGGTGCTGGCGTTCGGCAACTACATGAACAAGGGACAGAGGGGCAACGCATATGGCTTTAAGGTGTCTTCTCTCAACAAGATTGCCGACACCAAATCCAGCATCGACAAGTAAGCGCGCCATTTCAACTCAGCAAGTTTACAAAGTGACTCATCGAAATGTTCCCCTGTGTTGCTAGAAATATCAACCTCTTGCACTACTTGATCACCATCCTGGAGAAGAAGTACCCCAAAGTGCTCAAGTTTCAGGGCGACTTGGAGAATATCCCTGAAGCAGCAAAAGTCAAGTATGTGACGCCTAAAACACATCATATCATACCATAGATAACTTCATACGTAGTCTTATTattagacttaaaggcctactgaaatgagattttcttatttaaatggggatagcaggtccattctgtgtcatacttgatcattttgcgatattgccacaaTTTTTGCAGAAAGAATTTAgggagagaacatcgacgataaagttcgcaacttttggtcgctaacaagaaagccttgcctttaccggaagtagcagacaatgtgcacgtgacgtcacgggttgtaggtctcctcacatcctcacattgtttacaatcatagccagcagtagctagagctattcggaccgagaaagcgacaatttccccattaatttgagcgaggatgaaagattcgtggatgaggacgtttagagtgaagtactagatttaaaaaaaaaaaaaaaaaaaaaaaaaggcaacggctccaggcggagggcggcatttcagatgtaaatagacacatttactagtataattctggaagatcccttatctgcttattgttttaatagtgttttagtaagattgtaaagtcatacatgaaagtcggatggctgcggtgaacgccagtgtctctcagagaagcgaATGGAGgacccaagatcacagctgccttttttagcTGCAgaaggaggtcccataatccactgatgtctccggtaagagtcgacttaatatcacaattttcccatccaaaaacttgctcattgacgtagagaaacatgttcgcgtgaccgctctgtgttaaagcttcacaacaaagaaacaccggctgtgtttcggtgctaaaagcagcggcaatccaccgctttccaccaacagcattattctttatagtctccattattaattgaacaaattgcaaattattcagcaacacagatgtccaaattactgtgtaattatgcgattaaaagagactacttttagccatgtgtggtgctgggctaatatgtccgctccaacccgagacgtcacaaacacgcgtcatcatacgcgtcatcattccgcgacgttttcaacaagaaactcagcgggaaatttaaaattgtaatttagtaaactaaaccggccgtattggcatgtgttgcaatgttaatatttcatcattgatgtataaactatcagactgcgtggtcggtagtagtgggtttcagtaggcctttaatatgagtCATATTCTTTTTAGTTGGATTCATAATAGTGTTAGTTTTTTTCCCACTGGACTATAATTTATTTTGATGATGCCATTGTCGAATTTGCACAATTGGTAATGACAGATGTGCgtgtacatttttttgtaaagGATAACAGTATTTTCAGGAAACTCATTATTTGTTGTTAGTATCAGCATTTTACCTTTTTGGCATGACATTATGCCTTTTAGCTGGTTTTTTTTGTCCTAAGGACTTGGGAAAAAAAAGGGGCATGGTTTAATTAATTCCTGCAAACACTGGTTATATCTTAAAAGAACCATCAAGGCCTGCAGGCCAGATCCAGCCTGaaaatgaattatctatggcccccagatgatatttgattagtattagaaccggcccgctgGCTACAGCCGCCTggtgctgttttgcacgcaccaatacttcatcagtgttggcgctaggaattttcaaaacggggtcccagggaccccatcaagtcatacaaATGGGGTCTGACAGTAAATTTTCAggttcccacttttttgtaatcattttgaaaacaaatgatacatgtatgcattatcttgttatatatcacattctatattgtgttttggaaaaaggttgtcataaatgttatttcagaaaaaaaataatacaaaagaaaatatttttttatttaaatgtattcagttaaaaACAATCATtccctttcttctttccttcatggatgtaAATTTCactgctgccggtatttttttcaatatttttattgtaatgttttcagaatgtgtttgttctatttttgtccaaagtaagacaaagaaaacaatctcaagttgtctttattttttagttttaatgcaatgattttaatagtccggcacGCGTGTGCACAgactttcctccatgtggcccctgagctaaaaagtgtttttcatccagtgtgctgtgagatacagtctggtgtgccgtgggagattatgtaattttacctaattgggtcaaaaaatattttatgcaaacctgtaattataatctgcaaataatgtgccgttcttgagtgtcagtgctgtctagagattggcagagtaactgtgtaatactcttcaatatccgtaggtggcagcaggcagctaattgttttgtaaacattttatctaatgcttaaacgaaaaataaactaaaagtgAGTGcttctaaactaaaactgaactggctgcaaaataaaagcagaaagctggacgacagcaaagactttcagcgtgtggagcagacggcgtccacaaaggacatccatacatgacatgacaatcaacaatgtccacacaaaaagatagttttgattgctaaaacaaaacaggtgcgcagaatagcgctcaaggaagacatgaaactgctacaggaaaataccaacaaaacagaaaaaaacactgTATGGAGCAGCTGGCCGCTTGTCAGCCTGGGGGCCAAAAATAGAGTCAGTCAGACAGGATCGGTGTTTGTGATCGACACCTGGTCTCGAGCTTTGTACATTTGAATCAACAGGTGGAGCCAAACCAC includes:
- the LOC133552893 gene encoding disheveled-associated activator of morphogenesis 1-like isoform X1, with the protein product MPPRKRGNGGSGGRGGLSFILCCFNNSDHPEITYKLREDFALQAMEPALPMPGYDELDGMFSELVDELDLTEKHREAMFALPAEKKWQIYCSKKKEQEENKSATSWPEYYIDQLNSMAARKTLLALEKEDEEERNKTIESLKTALRTQPMRFVTRFIDVDGLTCILNFLKNMDYETTESQIHTSLIGCIKALMNNSQGRAHVLSHTESINIIAQSLATENVKTKVAVLEIMGAVCLVPGGHKKILEAMLHYQRFACERTRFQTLINDLDRSTGRYRDEVNLKTAIMSFINAVLSQGAGETSLEFRIHLRYEFLMLGIQPVIDKLRSHENATLDRHLDYFEMLRNDDELALSKRFESVHIDTKSATQVFELIRKKMNHTDAYPHFMSILHHCLLMPHKRSGNTVQYWLLLDRIVQQMVLQNDKGHDPDVTPLENFNVKNVVRMLVNENEVKQWKEQAEKMRKEHHELQQRFEKKERECDAKTQEKEDMMQTLNKMKEKLEKESSEHKNVKQHVAELTARLHELSTRQAAIVPGGPPLPPGPPGGPVPNTITFSGLCPPPPPPPGGIMHPPPPPPPPGGPPPPLGRAPIGGIPLPPGAPLGPSMKRKNIPQPCNPLKSFNWSKLAENKLEGTVWMEVDDAKVFKILDLEDIEKTFSAYQRQQDFFTINSHKQKEAEDDTLSSKKVKELSVIDGRRAQNCNILLSRLKLSNEEIKRAILTMDEQEDLPKDMLEQLLKFVPEKSDVDLLEEHKHELDRMAKPDRFLYEMSRINHYQQRLQSLYFKKKFAERVAEIKPKVEALTKASKEVLHSRNLKQLLEVVLAFGNYMNKGQRGNAYGFKVSSLNKIADTKSSIDKNINLLHYLITILEKKYPKVLKFQGDLENIPEAAKVNMTELEKDIGNLRSGLKNVESELEYQKNRPQELGDKFVSVVSQFITLASFSFSDVEDSLTEAKDLFLKAVKHFGEDASKMQPDEFFGIFDQFVQSFIEAQQENENMRRRKEEEERRAKMEAQLKEQREKERKARKAKASGEDDGGEFDDLVSALRSGEVFDKDLSKMKRNRKRINSQNTDSGRERPVTKLNF
- the LOC133552893 gene encoding disheveled-associated activator of morphogenesis 1-like isoform X2, whose product is MPPRKRGNGGSGGRGGLSFILCCFNNSDHPEITYKLREDFALQAMEPALPMPGYDELDGMFSELVDELDLTEKHREAMFALPAEKKWQIYCSKKKEQEENKSATSWPEYYIDQLNSMAARKTLLALEKEDEEERNKTIESLKTALRTQPMRFVTRFIDVDGLTCILNFLKNMDYETTESQIHTSLIGCIKALMNNSQGRAHVLSHTESINIIAQSLATENVKTKVAVLEIMGAVCLVPGGHKKILEAMLHYQRFACERTRFQTLINDLDRSTGRYRDEVNLKTAIMSFINAVLSQGAGETSLEFRIHLRYEFLMLGIQPVIDKLRSHENATLDRHLDYFEMLRNDDELALSKRFESVHIDTKSATQVFELIRKKMNHTDAYPHFMSILHHCLLMPHKRSGNTVQYWLLLDRIVQQMVLQNDKGHDPDVTPLENFNVKNVVRMLVNENEVKQWKEQAEKMRKEHHELQQRFEKKERECDAKTQEKEDMMQTLNKMKEKLEKESSEHKNVKQHVAELTARLHELSTRQAAIVPGGPPLPPGPPGGPVPNTITFSGLCPPPPPPPGGIMHPPPPPPPPGGPPPPLGRAPIGGIPLPPGAPLGPSMKRKNIPQPCNPLKSFNWSKLAENKLEGTVWMEVDDAKVFKILDLEDIEKTFSAYQRQQKEAEDDTLSSKKVKELSVIDGRRAQNCNILLSRLKLSNEEIKRAILTMDEQEDLPKDMLEQLLKFVPEKSDVDLLEEHKHELDRMAKPDRFLYEMSRINHYQQRLQSLYFKKKFAERVAEIKPKVEALTKASKEVLHSRNLKQLLEVVLAFGNYMNKGQRGNAYGFKVSSLNKIADTKSSIDKNINLLHYLITILEKKYPKVLKFQGDLENIPEAAKVNMTELEKDIGNLRSGLKNVESELEYQKNRPQELGDKFVSVVSQFITLASFSFSDVEDSLTEAKDLFLKAVKHFGEDASKMQPDEFFGIFDQFVQSFIEAQQENENMRRRKEEEERRAKMEAQLKEQREKERKARKAKASGEDDGGEFDDLVSALRSGEVFDKDLSKMKRNRKRINSQNTDSGRERPVTKLNF